One region of Trichoderma breve strain T069 chromosome 7 map unlocalized scaffold00007, whole genome shotgun sequence genomic DNA includes:
- a CDS encoding NACHT domain-containing protein translates to MRKLRKILGGKGSSSKQGSSSKQGSSSKQGSSSKQGSSSKQGSSSKQGTVASTSISTASGTKTSGTKADASSTSNGKADASSTVESEVAKAPVNPSESIWNSAYDALKADEPKLVQAYEKILSLKISSLNLNQSAVSMEPAVSQEPTISQEPTISQEPTISQEPSSVKNTIENNVLVRRAQMHQLIDNGLNKTFREASIKNSISPVMQVVNTTKKLVSDAIKDMPQAALPWVIVYISLSEKILANPISQTEANQTGIEYIGITIKWYWEQASLLFNNSSSDHSFIGVQNELQKAFISFYKKLLQFQMKSICNYYRNRGFVFLRDLVELDNWDSGLKSIQIDDTSLRNKIGAFLNLESESHLRAIAHHTKAQETYQRTQEDQQCLRDLRITDPRADRTRIENTKGGLLQESYRWILENPQFQTWRSSDDNRLLWLRGDPGKGKTMLLCGLAQELMQQANPSLVTFFFCQATIPSVNNHIAVLRGLIWLLADQQPSLISYIRKSYDTAGKSLFDEGNSWYTLSEIFSNMLRDEELPPVYIIIDALDECITGRTELLHLIRDVATSSKAKWAVSSRNWPEIEERLSEGMNLSLEVNATLVSSAVDAYISYKASQISLLKHDDNLKEEVCRQMRDKANGTFLWVAIVFERLNSQSSAYYDDTSDAMAILNEMPEDLTKLYTVMLARISQLKGKGPELCRTILAIATSAYRPLHLNELSTLAGFQSNLKRLPQLNMLIKDCGSFLTVRENHIYFVHQSAKEYLASDLSSQSVNFRDGMGKIKYNMVLNSLDSMVHSLRENIYGLEHPGILLEDVSPPDPNPLEHCLYSCTSWMGHLCEIYDVTNSQSLLIVEEEVLLFLKGHTLHWLEVLALTRNLSTNITYVQRLNELLKKRSAAEELQKSIYDASRFMQYNTQIMEAAPMQIYSSPLLFSPAQMKESHWSPRLQIIANIEPEVMCSSGTNLLVLCSSSKNVQIWDMATGRQAHVLNHAEDVQHAVFSSDLNRVLTIAGDRYYCWDANSGVLIQNARIRGFNEEWAYSVSNNGKFMASFVGHSRNLLRWSNDSSVLAVTTGYTTCIWEVPSGDSKLIAFPVGEGFEVWDLHTEEKILNVRTESSWEVEIVEFSKDSRLIAETRYGKDSNGFSHHNILTWEIATGIKQHELRIGHKDITGITWSDDGQTLAVAFSDDIELYDLTKHTYWDFNDNDQPSSSQTGRARVLIAFSPDFKLLATPDRYVAIWDTRTGNTVQAFDKVNTHHISKLQFSQDAKSIYTYSKIDGLQKWDIASDSLIHTFPTSLAKGRVNGIAFSFGENFFASESEAGDEMLLWNLNKAEEISHSMTYEKGLENMHLLALSKNANFTIWDVETNEKFLMSDGHESIVISNDGNTVLFTERARHGMWILTKGGEKTRIKICCRYFDPCFDMESSDTHVLLQLGRIALDNLIAQAKNLTGTRSAYDYDSIVEGYGVSLDKSWITWNGKRVLWLPPDYRVTKWMARSRHCIVMANSTRDYPCILRFFGPPPFVKPS, encoded by the exons ATGCGTAAATTACGAAAGATATTGGGTGGCAAGGGCAGCTCTTCGAAACAGGGCAGCTCTTCGAAACAGGGCAGCTCTTCGAAACAGGGCAGCTCTTCGAAACAGGGCAGCTCTTCGAAACAGGGCAGCTCTTCGAAACAGGGCACCGTCGCGAGCACCTCCATCAGCACAGCTTCCGGCACCAAAACTTCCGGCACCAAAGCTGATGCCTCCTCCACTTCGAATGGCAAAGCCGATGCCTCATCGACCGTAGAGTCCGAAGTAGCGAAAGCTCCCGTTAACCCCTCCGAGAGTATCTGGAACAGCGCTTATGATGCACTCAAAGCCGATGAACCGAAGCTGGTGCAGGCGTATGAGAAGATCTTATCTTTAAAGATCTCGTCTTTAAATCTGAATCAGAGTGCTGTCTCTATGGAACCTGCTGTCTCTCAAGAGCCTACTATCTCTCAAGAGCCTACTATCTCTCAAGAGCCTACTATCTCTCAAGAGCCTTCTAGCGTGAAGAATACTATTGAGAACAATGTGCTAGTGAGAAGAGCGCAGATGCACCAGTTAATCGATAATGGCCTGAACAAAACATTTCGAGAGGCCAGTATCAAGAATAGCATAAGCCCAGTTATGCAGGTAGTCAACACTACTAAAAAGTTAGTGAGCGACGCAATTAAGGACATGCCACAAGCTGCTCTTCCTTGGGTTATAGTATATATTTCACTCTCG GAAAAGATCTTAGCCAATCCTATATCGCAAACGGAAGCTAATCAAACGGGTATTGAGTACATTGGAATTACGATAAAGTGGTACTGGGAACAAGCATCATTGCTTTTTAATAACAGCTCAAGCGACCATTCCTTTATAGGAGTACAAAACGAGTTGCAAAAGGCATTCATCAGCTTTTACAAAAAGCTTCTGCAATTTCAGATGAAAAGCATTTGTAACTATTACCGGAACCGTGGGTTCGTTTTCTTACGAGACCTTGTCGAGCTGGACAATTGGGATAGCGGTCTGAAGTCTATTCAAATCGACGACACTTCTCTTCGTAACAAAATCGGCGCATTCTTGAACCTTGAATCGGAATCGCATCTCAGAGCTATAGCTCATCACACAAAGGCACAAGAAACCTATCAAAGGActcaagaagatcaacaGTGCCTTAGAGATTTACGAATCACAGATCCTCGTGCTGACAGGACCCGCATTGAAAACACCAAAGGAGGCTTATTGCAGGAATCATACCGCTGGATTCTTGAAAACCCGCAGTTCCAGACTTGGCGCAGCAGTGATGATAACCGTCTGCTTTGGCTAAGAGGTGATCCTGGGAAAGGGAAAACTATGCTCCTATGCGGCCTCGCCCAAGAGTTGATGCAACAGGCAAACCCGAGTCTAGTCACATTCTTTTTCTGTCAGGCTACAATACCGAGCGTCAACAATCACATAGCAGTTCTACGTGGTCTTATATGGCTTTTAGCAGATCAGCAACCTTCTTTAATATCATACATCAGGAAGTCATACGATACCGCTGGGAAAAGCCTCTTTGATGAGGGAAATTCTTGGTACACATTGTCTGAAATTTTCAGCAATATGCTGAGGGACGAGGAATTGCCACCAGTGTACATCATTATCGATGCCCTCGATGAGTGTATCACAGGTCGGACGGAACTCTTACATCTTATTCGGGACGTGGCAACCTCATCAAAAGCCAAGTGGGCCGTATCAAGCCGCAACTGGCCTGAAATTGAGGAAAGGCTAAGTGAAGGAATGAATCTCAGCCTCGAGGTAAATGCTACTCTCGTCTCAAGCGCTGTGGATGCATACATCTCCTATAAGGCGTCACAAATATCCCTTCTAAAGCATGACGATAATCTGAAAGAGGAAGTCTGTCGTCAAATGCGAGATAAAGCCAACGGCACATTTCTCTGGGTTGCAATTGTCTTCGAAAGGTTGAATTCCCAAAGCAGTGCTTATTACGACGATACATCAGATGCAATGGCAATCCTTAATGAGATGCCTGAAGACCTAACTAAGCTCTACACCGTCATGCTAGCGAGAATCTCTCAATTGAAAGGGAAAGGGCCAGAGTTATGCCGAACTATACTGGCTATCGCAACATCGGCATACCGGCCTCTACATCTCAATGAGCTCTCAACCCTCGCAGGATTCCAGAGCAATCTGAAGAGACTACCTCAGTTAAACATGTTGATAAAGGATTGTGGTTCATTTTTAACAGTCCGAGAAAACCACATTTACTTTGTCCACCAGTCTGCAAAAGAATATCTAGCCAGCGACCTCTCCTCGCAATCCGTCAATTTCCGGGACGGAATGGGGAAGATCAAGTATAACATGGTTTTAAACTCATTGGACTCTATGGTTCATTCGCTGCGGGAGAATATTTATGGACTAGAGCATCCTGGAATTCTTCTTGAAGATGTGAGCCCGCCAGATCCCAATCCTCTGGAACACTGTCTCTATTCTTGCACTAGTTGGATGGGTCATTTGTGCGAAATATACGATGTAACAAACAGCCAAAGTCTTCTGATcgttgaggaagaagtcTTGCTGTTTTTGAAGGGGCACACTCTCCACTGGCTAGAGGTGCTGGCTTTGACACGAAATTTATCTACCAACATAACTTATGTCCAGAGGCTCAACGAATTGTTGAAG AAACGCTCCGCAGCAGAGGAGCTTCAAAAATCAATATACGATGCGAGTCGATTTATGCAATATAACACCCAGATTATGGAGGCTGCCCCGATGCAGATATACTCCTCCCCACTTCTGTTCAGTCCTGCTCAAA TGAAGGAGAGTCACTGGAGCCCGCGCCTACAGATAATCGCCAACATAGAACCGGAAGTAATGTGCTCTAGCGGTACGAATCTCTTGGTTCTATGTTCCTCTTCTAAGAATGTCCAAATTTGGGATATGGCTACAGGGAGGCAAGCTCACGTACTCAACCACGCGGAAGATGTACAACACGCAGTATTTTCGAGCGATTTGAACCGCGTGTTGACAATTGCAGGTGATCGATATTATTGTTGGGATGCGAATTCTGGAGTCTTGATACAGAATGCCAGAATTCGTGGTTTTAACGAAGAATGGGCTTATTCAGTTTCCAACAACGGGAAGTTTATGGCATCGT TTGTGGGCCATTCCAGGAACCTATTGAGGTGGTCCAACGATTCCAGTGTTTTGGCCGTTACAACAGGATACACTACGTGCATCTGGGAAGTGCCTTCAG GCGATTCTAAGTTGATAGCTTTTCCTGTTGGGGAAGGGTTTGAAGTTTGGGATTTGCATACTGAAGAAAAGATACTGAATGTCAGGACAGAAAGTTCATGGGAAGTTGAAATTGTCGAGTTTTCCAAAGACTCCAGGCTCATTGCTGAGACTCGTTACGGCAAGGATAGCAACGGTTTCTCCCACCATAACATTCTCACTTGGGAGATAGCCACTGGCATAAAACAACATGAACTTCGTATTGGTCACAAGGACATAACGGGAATTACGTGGTCCGATGACGGACAAACTTTGGCCGTGGCATTCTCCGACGACATTGAATTATATGATTTAACTAAACATACTTATTGGGACTTCAATGACAATGATCAGCCTTCATCAAGCCAGACTGGGCGTGCGAGAGTCTTGATCGCATTTTCACCAGACTTCAAACTCCTGGCTACTCCTGATAGATACGTCGCAATCTGGGACACGAGAACCGGTAATACCGTTCAGGCGTTCGACAAGGTTAACACTCACCACATTTCCAAGTTGCAATTTTCACAAGATGCCAAGTCTATTTACACGTACTCTAAAATTGACGGCTTGCAGAAGTGGGACATTGCATCTGACAGCTTGATACACACTTTTCCCACCTCCCTAGCCAAAGGTCGGGTGAATGGAATAGCGTTTTCTTTTGGGGAAAACTTTTTCGCGTCAGAATCGGAAGCGGGAGACGAGATGTTGTTATGGAATCTGAACAAGGCCGAAGAGATTTCTCATTCTATGACTTATGAGAAGGGGCTCGAAAACATGCATCTTCTGGCTCTTTCTAAGAACGCAAA TTTTACTATATGGGATGTGGAGACTAATGAGAAATT CTTGATGTCGGATGGACATGAGTCAATTGTCATATCCAATGACGGAAACACAGTGCTTTTTACGGAGCGTGCCCGTCACGGGATGTGGATTTTGACaaagggaggagaaaaaacTAGGATCAAAATCTGTTGCCGATATTTCGATCCGTGTTTCGACATGGAGTCCTCGGATACACATGTTCTCTTGCAACTTGGCCGAATAGCTCTGGACAATCTCATCGCCCAGGCGAAGAATTTGACTGGCACTCGGAGTGCATATGACTACGACTCCATCGTCGAAGGCTATGGCGTTAGTCTTGACAAATCATGGATAACTTGGAATGGGAAAAGGGTGCTGTGGCTGCCACCAGATTATCGAGTAACGAAATGGATGGCTAGATCTCGCCACTGCATTGTCATGGCGAACTCTACTAGAGATTACCCCTGCATCCTTCGTTTTTTTGGCCCACCTCCTTTCGTAAAGCCATCTTAG
- a CDS encoding thioredoxin domain-containing protein yields the protein MLSARMFRPASSIARQGVASQRLFHASRPALAVHYVKTAEEFKKVVKEQDKVIVDCFATWCGPCKAIAPILEKASEEVEFKDKVHFVKFDVDELPELSQELGIRAMPTFLFYKNGNKVDEMIGANPPVLLQTLRKHNA from the exons ATGCTGTCAGCACGAATGTTCCGCCCGGCCTCGTCCATCGCCCGACAAGGCGTCGCATCTCAACGACTCTTCCACGCCAGCCGCCCTGCTTTGGCCGTACACTACGTCAAGAC TGCCGAGGAATTCAAAAAGGTCGTAAAAGAGCAGGACAAAGTCATTGTAGATTGCTTCGCAACATGGTGCGGACCGTGCAAAGCCATCGCTCCCATCCTGGAAAA AGCCTCTGAAGAAGTAGAATTCAAGGACAAGGTCCATTTTGTCAAATTCGACGTGGATGAGCTGCCCGAGCTGAGCCAAGAGCTGGGAATCCGCGCCATGCCGACGTTCCTCTTCTACAAGAACGGTAACAAGGTGGATGAGATGATCGGAGCGAAC